The following are encoded in a window of Limibacter armeniacum genomic DNA:
- a CDS encoding S8 family serine peptidase — translation MKNLVYLLAGLLFMAANPAFSQTKYWIYFTDKNTVTTDEIAKTSPSMENWRDLPIDQNYTQSLTKIGIDPICKSKWFNAVTAVLTEEELKEVKHLPFVEKIQAVDGRIKLQPLAADFFREIQYGTALEQMDASAFEQHNLNGEGVTIGIIDAGFWQAPENDYLIDIFEEGRVLGYKDWVDDADPDAFFNDKMTSSDGHGTTVMRMIAGKKQGKMRYGLADKAKFFLARTDHGDKEFRGEEDYWIEALEWMDSLGVRLVNTSLGYALGFDDPNENYKPKQMDGKTTMITQAADIAAKEKGMLIVVSAGNEGNDPRWEVLSAPADAQHVLSVGATNEMGLKAGYSSTGPSFLPYIKPNVSCFSLFGTSFSAPVITGFAACLMQYKPEADAAEIFRVIEESSQLYPYGNNYVGYGVPQASRALSLLDGEEANNHNEIKVSKGSESVTIQTGNMEDVSAVLFHKKSSSNVFRQETLRTHDGKMKVNKPRKAQRTTVYIAGKVTEIIWN, via the coding sequence ATGAAAAATCTAGTATACCTTTTGGCAGGCTTACTGTTTATGGCAGCCAACCCTGCATTTAGTCAGACCAAGTATTGGATTTATTTTACAGACAAAAACACGGTTACCACTGATGAAATTGCCAAGACATCTCCAAGCATGGAAAACTGGCGTGATCTGCCTATTGACCAAAACTACACCCAATCCCTGACCAAAATCGGTATTGATCCCATCTGCAAATCAAAATGGTTTAATGCTGTAACTGCTGTCCTTACCGAAGAAGAACTCAAAGAAGTCAAACACCTGCCTTTCGTAGAGAAAATTCAGGCAGTTGACGGTCGCATAAAACTTCAGCCCTTGGCTGCCGATTTCTTTCGTGAGATACAGTATGGAACGGCCCTAGAGCAGATGGATGCTTCCGCTTTTGAGCAGCACAACTTGAATGGCGAAGGTGTTACCATTGGTATTATTGATGCTGGTTTCTGGCAAGCCCCCGAAAATGATTACCTGATAGATATATTCGAGGAAGGTCGGGTGCTAGGTTACAAGGACTGGGTAGACGATGCTGATCCTGATGCATTTTTCAATGATAAAATGACCTCTTCAGATGGTCATGGTACTACTGTCATGCGCATGATTGCTGGTAAAAAGCAAGGCAAGATGCGATATGGGTTGGCTGATAAAGCCAAGTTTTTCCTAGCAAGAACCGATCACGGTGACAAGGAATTCAGAGGAGAAGAAGACTATTGGATAGAAGCACTGGAATGGATGGACAGCCTTGGTGTCAGGCTGGTCAATACGTCATTGGGTTATGCACTTGGGTTCGATGACCCAAATGAGAATTACAAGCCTAAGCAAATGGATGGCAAGACTACCATGATCACCCAAGCGGCTGATATTGCAGCCAAGGAAAAAGGAATGCTCATCGTTGTTTCTGCTGGAAATGAGGGTAATGACCCACGCTGGGAAGTACTTTCAGCCCCTGCGGATGCCCAACATGTATTGTCAGTAGGTGCTACAAATGAAATGGGACTTAAAGCCGGTTACAGCAGTACAGGACCTTCTTTCTTACCTTATATCAAACCAAATGTCTCTTGTTTCTCACTTTTCGGCACTTCCTTTTCAGCGCCAGTTATCACAGGGTTTGCTGCCTGCCTGATGCAATACAAGCCTGAAGCAGATGCTGCCGAAATATTCAGGGTAATCGAAGAATCATCACAGCTCTACCCTTACGGCAACAACTATGTCGGTTATGGTGTACCGCAAGCGAGCAGGGCTTTATCACTTTTGGATGGTGAAGAAGCAAACAATCACAATGAAATCAAGGTTTCAAAGGGAAGTGAATCTGTAACGATACAAACGGGCAATATGGAAGACGTGTCAGCAGTCTTATTCCACAAGAAGTCATCTTCCAACGTCTTCAGGCAAGAAACCTTAAGAACACACGATGGGAAAATGAAAGTCAACAAACCAAGAAAAGCACAACGGACGACTGTCTATATAGCAGGAAAGGTGACTGAAATAATTTGGAATTAA
- a CDS encoding NAD(P)H-dependent oxidoreductase — protein MNVIEKLNWRYATKKFSTEKLPQDKVDTILEAATLTASSYGLQPWSIVVVNDPAVREQLVEHSWGQMQVKDASHLLVIARQSDMTPAHVEAYIDNIVNTRNIPADAVAGFKDTMLGTVNSLSAEDKALWMSKQAYIVLGNLLTVCATLDVDACPMEGFIPEKYDEILGLKEKGLASVLVLPIGIRAEDDSFQHMKKVRKSLEDTIVTI, from the coding sequence ATGAACGTAATTGAAAAACTTAACTGGAGATACGCTACAAAGAAATTCAGCACTGAAAAGCTTCCACAAGATAAAGTAGATACAATCCTTGAAGCTGCAACACTGACAGCCTCATCTTACGGCCTACAGCCTTGGAGCATCGTAGTTGTAAACGATCCTGCGGTACGTGAACAACTGGTGGAGCACTCATGGGGACAAATGCAAGTCAAAGATGCTTCTCACCTACTGGTAATTGCTCGTCAGTCAGATATGACGCCTGCACACGTTGAAGCTTATATTGACAATATTGTAAATACAAGAAACATTCCTGCTGATGCAGTAGCAGGTTTCAAGGACACAATGCTAGGTACTGTCAACAGCCTGTCAGCTGAGGACAAAGCACTATGGATGTCTAAGCAAGCTTATATCGTATTGGGTAACTTACTGACTGTTTGTGCTACGCTTGACGTAGATGCTTGCCCAATGGAAGGCTTCATTCCTGAAAAATATGATGAGATTTTGGGACTGAAAGAAAAAGGTCTGGCTTCTGTATTGGTACTGCCTATCGGCATCCGTGCTGAAGATGACAGCTTCCAGCATATGAAGAAGGTTAGAAAATCTTTGGAAGACACAATCGTAACGATCTAA
- a CDS encoding EI24 domain-containing protein, which translates to MTQISALGRVFREFFIAVKQYLTVLGFIGKNQLSGYILKAALMAFLTFSIILVGAVVAGNALHGMVGEIDAVHFENELLNTILYWVTYLLIMLPLVFVTLLLYKSVFQAVLAPMLGKVVEKVLSVKTGREIKPSISVGNSLKGFWKIALPNVFKELLLLGVLFVVGWVPLLTIVAGPLMFVVSSYFLGASSLDLVNETLEVDFEERKKEAGRHFGYVLGNGAGFMLLFAIPILGTFTAPVISVITAAMGYDKLNREDSSN; encoded by the coding sequence ATGACACAAATATCGGCCTTAGGAAGGGTTTTTAGGGAGTTTTTTATCGCTGTGAAGCAATATTTGACGGTTTTAGGGTTCATCGGAAAAAATCAGCTTTCAGGATATATTCTTAAAGCAGCCTTGATGGCATTCCTGACTTTTTCAATTATTCTGGTAGGGGCTGTTGTAGCAGGGAACGCATTACATGGTATGGTTGGAGAGATTGATGCAGTACATTTTGAGAATGAATTGCTGAATACCATTCTGTATTGGGTGACTTACTTGCTTATCATGTTGCCGTTGGTGTTTGTGACCTTATTGCTGTATAAGTCAGTATTTCAGGCGGTACTCGCACCGATGTTAGGAAAAGTGGTAGAGAAGGTACTTTCCGTTAAAACGGGAAGGGAAATCAAGCCGTCCATTAGTGTAGGGAATAGCCTGAAGGGATTTTGGAAGATCGCATTGCCCAATGTGTTTAAGGAGTTGCTGCTGCTAGGTGTTTTGTTTGTAGTAGGATGGGTGCCTTTGCTGACAATTGTGGCAGGCCCGCTGATGTTTGTTGTCTCAAGTTATTTCTTGGGAGCATCAAGTCTTGATTTGGTGAATGAAACGTTGGAAGTGGATTTTGAGGAACGAAAGAAAGAAGCAGGACGTCACTTCGGATATGTATTGGGAAATGGAGCGGGCTTTATGTTACTGTTTGCCATTCCGATACTAGGTACTTTTACAGCGCCTGTTATTTCTGTTATCACTGCTGCGATGGGTTATGACAAGCTCAATAGGGAGGACTCCTCAAACTAG